The DNA window TCGTCATTGCCAAAACCTCCACCATTATTGCTTTTTGATAAAATATAAATAATGAAGAACAGAATAAGTGCAAAAATTAGAACGTGTTTCAGGGAAATATCAATCGGTTGAGGTTCTGATTCAGAAAGTGGTTTAAATTTACCTCTTACTGCATCCATTATTGCAGAAGTTCCAGCATTTATTCCTGCAAACCATTGACCTTTTTTGAAATTTGGCGTGACCAAATAATCTAGAATTTGCCCTGCAACAGAAGCCGTAAGATATTGCTCTACACCTCGACCTTGCTGAATAGACATTTTTCTGTCTTCGGTTGCAATAAGGAAAACAACGCCGTTATCTTGTTCTTTTTCTCCGATTTTCCATTTTTCTCCCCATTGTGTCGCTACAAAATTTACATCTTCTCCATTCGTTGTAGGAATAATGACTACCATAATTTCTGTAGAAGAAGAATCTGCAAATTTGATGAGTTTTTGATTAATTTCTTCTTTCTCCGTAGCATTCAGTAATCCTACTTCGTCATAAACAGGATAAATTTTACTAGGAGGTTCTGGAATGTTATATTGTGCTGAAATAAAACTATAACAGCTCAGTAAAACTAAAACGAAGAAATTTTTAAGAGAAGGTAATTTCATTAGGTAATTCATTGTGATTTTCTCCGTCAATAGGGAAGAATTTTTTCAATTCTAATCCGGTTTCTAAAATAGCATCTCGCAAACCTTCGAAATATTGACCTTGAGAGAAAGCTGAGGTTATTTTGTCATGCAAATCATTCCAAAATTTTTGATGCACTTTTTCATGTATGCCTTTGTCACCAATAATGGTTAAATATTTTTCTTCAAAATTTACATGAAAAAGTACGGCATTTCTTTCTTTGGTTTTATCCATTCCCAGAGATTTAAAAACGTCAAAAGCAATTTTGGCATTATTATCATCTGAGTTTTGGTCTATATGCACACGAATTTCTCCGGTAGAATGGTCTTCCGCTTGTTGAATGGCCTCCACAAGGGAAGCCATTTGAATATTGTTTAAAAAATTACTCATTATTCAGTGAAAACTTCAGGAGCTTTTTCAGCACCTGCATCTGCTTTAAATAAAGGTTTTTCTTTGAAATTAGAGAAATTTGCGATGATGTTATTCGGGAAAACTTTAATAGAAGTATTGTATTCTTTCACCGCTGCGTTATAGTTTACGGTTTCTGCTCTTATGCTGTTTTCAATCGCGGTATATTCTCTTTGGAAATCGATAAATTGTTGGTCAGCTTTTAGATTAGGATATTGTTCTACCACTGCCATTAATCTGCTCAAAGCACCAGACAATTCACCTTGTGCTGCTTGGAATTTTGCCAAATCAGCTTCGGTCATATTAGTTGGGTCGATGGTTACTTGAGTTGCTTTAGAACGTGCTTCGATTACTTTGGTTAAAGTTTCTTGCTCGAATTTAGCATAAGATTTTACGGTTCTTTCTAAGTTAGGAATAAGGTTTGCTCTTTTTTGGTAAACGGTTTCTACATTTGCCCATTTTTCGTTTACGTTTTGTTCGCTTCCTACAAAACCATTTCTAATGCCAATTCCCCAAAATATTACCAATGCAATTACGCCAATCAGCACCAAACCTATTGTTCCAATGCCAAAACATCCTTTGTTGTTCATAGTTTAATTTTTTTTAATTGTGTATTAAGTGATTCAGTAAACCAAATATACAAATATTATGCTAATTTTGTAAAATATAACTTAAAATGATTACAATAGTAGTAGCAATGGGGAAAAACAGAGAAATTGGTGTTGATAACCAGTTGCTTTGGCATTTACCTAAAGATTTAAAACATTTTAAAGAACTTACGAGTGGTCACCCAATTATTATGGGCAGAAAAACCTACGAAAGTATTGGTAAACCGCTTCCTAATCGTACAAATATTGTGATTAGTAGAAAAAATGATTGGTTCGAAGAAGGAATTCTTATTGTAGGAAGTATCAAAGAAGCACTGAAATTTGCCAAAAAAATAGACGAAAATGTTTTTGTCATTGGTGGAGGTACTATTTATGAACAAACGATAGATTTGGCAGATCAATTAGAGATTACTTTGGTAGATGCTACTTTAGATGCTGATACTTATTTCCCAAAAATAGACG is part of the Cloacibacterium normanense genome and encodes:
- a CDS encoding TPM domain-containing protein; the protein is MSNFLNNIQMASLVEAIQQAEDHSTGEIRVHIDQNSDDNNAKIAFDVFKSLGMDKTKERNAVLFHVNFEEKYLTIIGDKGIHEKVHQKFWNDLHDKITSAFSQGQYFEGLRDAILETGLELKKFFPIDGENHNELPNEITFS
- a CDS encoding TPM domain-containing protein; the encoded protein is MKLPSLKNFFVLVLLSCYSFISAQYNIPEPPSKIYPVYDEVGLLNATEKEEINQKLIKFADSSSTEIMVVIIPTTNGEDVNFVATQWGEKWKIGEKEQDNGVVFLIATEDRKMSIQQGRGVEQYLTASVAGQILDYLVTPNFKKGQWFAGINAGTSAIMDAVRGKFKPLSESEPQPIDISLKHVLIFALILFFIIYILSKSNNGGGFGNDDGDVILTRRGRRVYPGGFFPGSFGGGFGGGSSSGGFGGFGGGGSFGGGGASGSW
- a CDS encoding LemA family protein encodes the protein MNNKGCFGIGTIGLVLIGVIALVIFWGIGIRNGFVGSEQNVNEKWANVETVYQKRANLIPNLERTVKSYAKFEQETLTKVIEARSKATQVTIDPTNMTEADLAKFQAAQGELSGALSRLMAVVEQYPNLKADQQFIDFQREYTAIENSIRAETVNYNAAVKEYNTSIKVFPNNIIANFSNFKEKPLFKADAGAEKAPEVFTE
- a CDS encoding dihydrofolate reductase yields the protein MITIVVAMGKNREIGVDNQLLWHLPKDLKHFKELTSGHPIIMGRKTYESIGKPLPNRTNIVISRKNDWFEEGILIVGSIKEALKFAKKIDENVFVIGGGTIYEQTIDLADQLEITLVDATLDADTYFPKIDEKIWQKIQETCHEKDEKNQYDFCFQTFTKKTSV